The window ATATATTCCCATGTATAAAAAATCAATGATAATGGACTTGCAACGAAAAATATACGCGGACAAGATGCGGCTAGAATGCGTTCGCGCGTTGGGTGCATGACCACCGCATCCTAGAAATTGTCCGGACACGATCTCATTTTCCTATCCAAACGGACAAAATCCGAGCGAAATGAACGTCCGTTTGAGGGTGGAGTTGGCCTgatgagactagccacaatggagagtaacatatactATTAACATACACGTATCCTTAGACTATgtatcttcatagtgggtagtagtaACTTAAGTGTGATAACATGCAAAAATTTATTTATTagtttatagactcatattgcattgggagatgtgatgttacagtagctagctaagttactacaattacctctctcctcattaattcattgccacataaacaaattttttaagttggactcgatgttactggtgAGTCCACGAGAACCTCTCCCGTCCCGTGCCATGTGATGTGAAGGCGTGTGTCTCCTACCTCCTCCCTTGGACGCAGAGCCCCGTGCTTTCCCCCCTGCCTCTCTCCGCCTTATCATCACCACACATGCGATTCAGTAAACAGATTCACTGCACTGCACTGCACCATTTGTTTTGCTGCCCCCTGCCTCTCCCCTTCAGTTTGAGAGGAGTCTCCCTTCTCCTTCCCTCTTCTTTGATTGCTTCCActgttgctcatcctttccttcttcttctctccGTATGTCCATGTGTCTCCTGCCCTGATTGACTCCTTGCCTCCAACCCCTCACTCACTGTTCTTGGTGGCAGCTTCTTCTTTCTGTTAGGTGTCAGGTTCCTCTGGTCATCGGTCCGAGCTTTCTAGATTCAGCTTCGCCTCTGTTCGTCTGAGTGGGAGGAGTATCTGTGCTTTGCTTGGCCTCCCACCAATGGTGAATCCGACTTAGTTTGCCGTGGAAGAAAGGAAAAAGAAACTGCTGCAACTGCAAGGGGGAGAAAAAAGATGCGGGGTTTGAGTAGGCTAGGCGTCGGGCTCACGGTGGTgtccgcgctcctcctcctcgcgctcgccgCCGAGCTCTACTACCTCCTCGTGCACAAGCGCCGCCAGCGACggcgcgccgccgccgtctccgacgccgcctcctcgccctcctcctcctcctcccgcgagcTGCTCCAGCTCTTCTGCTTCAAGAAGCCGCCCGCGCTCGCCTCCGCCTACGCGCAGGAGACGAGCGAAGCCGTGGCCGAGGTCGTCgtcgacgaggatgacgacgacgacgacgagacgGTGGAGGCGCAGCTGATGCGGCTGGGCAGCCTCGTCGGCCCGCCGCGGCTGCTCTTCACCATCAAGGAAGAGACCAAGGAGGACCTCGAGTCCGAGGACGGCCGGAGCAGGTGCGGGAGGAGCCGGAGCCTCGGCGACCTGCTGCATTGCTCCGAGACGCcgtacctcacgcccgcctcctcgCCCCTCCCGCCGGCCATGGAGAAATCGTACAACCCGCTGTTCGAGTCGCCGGCCGCGGTGGCGGCGTCGCCGCCGCCCAAGCTCCAGTTCCTCAAGGACGCGGAGGAGAAGCTGTACCGGCGGGCACTGGCCGAGGAGGCGAAGAGGGCGCGggggtcgccgtcgccgtcgccggctgccgacgaggaggacggcggcgggtaCATCACCATCGTGGTGGGGAAGAACACCCGGGTCATCCCCTTGCCCTCGCCTCCCGGCAGCGCCTGAAAAAAGGTGGCCTTTGTTAACTCGTCTGATGCAGATGCAGAGTCAGTGAGTCAGTCAGTGTTCCGTTCTAGCGTAGCCTCTGTGCTGTGATCTTTTTTTGATCATTCCAATTGGATGATTGGATGTACATAACATGAACATGGCGAGGAACTCAGAACTTGGGATCAATCTTTTCTTCTACTAGTACTTCTATTTGTGCTATGTGACTTGTGACTTCAAGGTGCAAGTTAATTACAGTACTGtgattttgttgttgtaggaggcaaaACATTTGCACTCTTATGTTATGTATGATGAACATAAGTGGAGTATCATATCATCCCAGATCATTAGAATATCATTCTTTTTAGGAATTTCATTAATCTTAATGTAATGAACTGTGAGGACATATGCTCTCTTCCTCTTTTGATGGGTTGTACGTAGTAGAAAATACTACTCTATATTATCTACTCATCCATGAGAACAAGAGGAATGGAGAGAACATTATCTGAAGAGAAGCTCCATGCCGACTTTGCCTGACAATGAAACTTTTGACTTTATACTAGTGTGTAATACAAATTCCTTGCAACTTCTGCCAAGCATATTTTGACCCCTTTCTACTCTCATGCCACCACCTTTAATTAGTTTTTTTTGTTCACAACGCAAATTATTTCTTGGCAGTTTTGTCAAGTCTTCTCTGGTCTTTTTGAGCTGTCCTCCGGTCACAACTTTGTTCATACTGCTTTAGAACAATGAAGGAGCAGGAGGAACAAATGCAATCACCCCCTTTTTCTGATGCCGGCAATGATCTTNNNNNNNNNNNNNNNNNNNNNNNNNNNNNNNNNNNNNNNNNNNNNNNNNNNNNNNNNNNNNNNNNNNNNNNNNNNNNNNNNNNNNNNNNNNNNNNNNNNNNNNNNNNNNNNNNNNNNNNNNNNNNNNNNNNNNNNNNNNNNNNNNNNNNNNNNNNNNNNNNNNNNNNNNNNNNNNNNNNNNNNNNNNNNNNNNNNNNNNNNNNNNNNNNNNNNNNNNNNNNNNNNNNNNNNNNNNNNNNNNNNNNNNNNNNNNNNNNNNNNNNNNNNNNNNNNNNNNNNNNNNNNNNNNNNNNNNNNNNNNNNNNNNNNNNNNNNNNNNNNNNNNNNNNNNNNNNNNNNNNNNNNNNNNNNNNNNNNNNNNNNNNNNNNNNNNNNNNNNNNNNNNNNNNNNNNNNNNNNNNNNNNNNNNNNNNNNNNNNNNNNNNNNNAAGGTGATTGATATATTCTCGTTGCCTTCTTCATGTGGGTTGATACAATTGTTCTACTAGAAAGAAATGGCAGCCTCCTGCCTTTGTCCACTTTAATTGCGTTTAGTTTAGTctttccatccatccatccatccggcGCTTTCGAGATTTGAGACCATGATTTGTTTTATCACGTGTTCTACTCTGATTGTATTGGTTTGGTTTGTAGAATTAAAGTTTAAGTGAAAGGTGCGGAAAAGATTCCTAGACAAATTTTTCCCTTTCATATCTTGTTCGGTGAATGGGAACGAGGGCGACGGGGCGGGCGCGAGACCGCGACGGCGCCGGCCGCTGCCGGTGATCAGCGGCGCGTCGGCGGGCGGTTTTGGGCGCTTGCCGATTCCGACGACGATGATGCGGACGACGATGGGGATGCGTCCCCGGCGGAGTCGCCGCCCTCTCCGACTCCTTCGGATCTTATTTGTGATTTGTTTCACGCAGGTTACAATGAGGAGGAAGTAGCAATGACGATTGATCGAGTACTCCCTGCGGACGATCCGGCGCGCATCGGTCTTCACGCGAGCGAGAAGAACAAGATGACCTGCCGGGTTGTTCATCGGAGGACGGCGGCGTCGGCGCTAAGACCTTGGAAGGGTCCCCTACCTAAGGTGAGTCTTCCGAATCTAACACTTTTTGATTTGATTAGACTGGAATCGTGGATTACTGTGAAGAAGAAGAAACTCGCGAGGCGGATCGAGCATCGACTGGCACCGGCGGCGCCTGTGTTGGCCGCGCCGGCGACCGGGATCTCGGAGATGAGATCGATGCGTTTGAATTACCTGTTGGGCTGCGCTCGGCCGGCTCGGAAGGAGTCGGGGCCGCGAGGAGATGGGCCAGGGTCAGATGGGTATGAGGCCCATGCTGTACCGGTCCAGGATCCTGCCCGTATTGATGTTGCATGCACGATCGCAGACGACCGGGCTGATTTTCCTCGTGCGCCGTCTCCTGCTCGGCTTAGGGTTCATCGGTGCGGCACCCGTGGTTTCCCGAAGTGTGGTGCTAGCCGGGCTAGGAGAATCCGGCCGCTCCTGGGAATGGCCGGACGCGGTGCTGCGGCGCAGCCGCCTCCCAAGAAGTTGGCGCCCTCCGCTACCGCTGGACATGGCGGGTCGGCTTCCTCTGCTGCTGGACGTGGCGGGCCGGTTCCCTCTGCTGCTGGACGTGGCGGGCCGGTTCCCTCTGCAGTGGACGAGGCGGGACGGTTCCGCCGCCGGCGGCGGGCGCTGGGCGTGGCGGCCTTGCGCCGCTTGGCCAGAGGCCGGTGGCGAGCGGGACTGTGCGGCTGGGCAACCCAGGACGTGGCAGCAGCAATTTGGGAGTGTGGCCGCCGGGGCATCTACCCGTGCAAATGCCTGCTGGTAGGGGCAGGCTGAGGCCTCCGGCGCCGGGTGCGGTACCAGCTGCTCAGATGGCCGCGGGTCGTGGTGGACCTCGGCCCCCTGCGCCGGCCGGTGTGGATGTTGCTGGCCGGGGCGGTGTTCCTCCTAGGAGTGCGCCGACTGCTACGGGCGGTCAATCTCGGGCGCCTCCGCCTCACTTCGTCGCGAGGCCAGTTCAGAACCGGTCGGGACCGGCGCAGAATAAGCAGAATACTAGCGCCAATGAGTCGCATGCTCCGCCCCGAGGCCAGTGGGGAGATGATCGATATGATGCGTACGGAGATGGACAAAATCGTGGTTCCTCTTCCACTGGAGGAGGCCGTGGTTACGCCTGGCAGAGTGACGGGTCTACTGAGAGACCATTCCTCGGTCCTCCCGGTGGATTTGTCGAAGGAGCCTCAGGTCCGGACAACTGCCAAAGAGGGGGCTACCGCGACATCATGGGGGTCGGGGTGGCCGTGGGAGGTATCGCCGACAACCTCCGCCCCCGGCTGTTGGTGACCACGTGGCGGCGACAGTGGAGACCGATCACGCTTAGTCTACGGACGTCACTACCCAGGCGATGAAGGTGGTGACGGCCCTGGCTAGTGTGGAGGTACCTGCATCCGGGACGATGGCTGAGGTTTTTGACTGGTCTGATTCTGAGAGGGCGGCCAAATGGGCGCGCAAGAAAGAAAGGATCCTTTGCTACCATTGTGGTGAGAAGGGCCACTTCATTGCTGAGTGTGTGGCGGAGCTATGTGAGTCGTGCGGCAAGCCAACACATACATCTGGGGAATGCCCGTTTTTGCGTGACcaggctccgactctgacaatgtATGGAGTATATTGTGCGGAGCTGATGTTCTTTGAGTCCCCGGCAGCGCGAGAGATTCCAGAGGAGACACAGAGCATGACCACCAGGATTGTGAAAGCGACCCAGGGTGAGGTGACTGAGGCTCAGATTGTGCGGAGGCTTCAGGAACTGGCACCGGGTGAGTTCCAGTGGGAGCTGGTTGCTCTCGAGGACAATGTCTTTAGGGTGGATTTCCCCTCTGTGGATGATTTGCAGAGGCTGCTGAGCTTCGGTCTGTGTAGGGTTCCTGGCACTAAGTGCATCCTGGAATTTCACGAGTGGAAGAAGGTGGAGCCTAAGGGCAAACCACTTACGCAGGTCTGGTTGAGGTTTTTGGGAGCCCCGTCCAAACCGTTGCAGGGTGTTCGTGTTGTGGCCAGCATGGGTATTATGGTTGGGAAGACGAAAAGAGTAGATATGGCTTTTACTCCAGCTCATGGAGTTGCCCGACTTCTAGTGAGTGTTCTGGATATTGAGTTTGTACCGGATAAGGTCAACTGGACTTATAGGGGAGAGGTTTTCCCACTCGAGATTGAGTTTGAGGACACTGATCTGTTTGCTGAGGCCACTAATGGGAATGATGTGGATATGCACGAGGGTGACGACAGTGCGGGTGCTAGGGGGGCACCGACTGATGAGTCTTCGAGGGAGGAGACTAATGGTTCTGGCCCCAGTGCTTAGTTGCCTGTGGTTGGGTCCGGGGTTGAGCTggcaccttcaccatcagtgcctatGACTTCGCTGAGGTTTGGGTCCTTCGAGCCAGCCTCTGCCCATCCCAGACTTTGGAGCGACAGGGTGGATTCTGATGATGTGTTCGAGCATACGCTCCCTTTGTTGGAGTTCGAGGGAGCTGGCGGGTCTTTGCCTGGACCTATGGTGACGGCATCGTTGCCGAGGACTTTGGTTGGAGCGGGGGGACGTTGAGCCCTTGGTTGCTTCTCCTCCCCCTGTCCCACCTGTGGTCGAGGTTCCGGAGATGATGTCTACGCCCGAGTGGGGGCTTGGGGAGGGGagtcggggcaggtggcctcaaTAACTTCCATCTCTCTACCGTCGCCGGTGATCCAGGTCTTGGAGGCGTCGGTGGGTGCTGCGACATGTGGTCCGAGGCAGGTGGCCTCGGCTATTTCGTccccggtggcggcgacggcgcccACGACCTCTGTGGCGCTAGGAGGGGGGCGGGTTCGGGGCAGGTGGCCCTGACTACTCCTTCTGTGGCGGTCAGGAGGACCGTCTCGCCGACGATGCCAGCGCGCCACTCGGCGCCGAGGGATGGGGCAGGAGGAGGGAGCGGGCAGATGGCCCCAGCTGTCCCGTCTCTTGTCCTTCCTGTGGGGCACTTGCCcgaggggcttgggagcccgcagcCGCCTCCTCTGTTTACTAGAGAGGAGGTTGTGGCCTTTGGCGGGATCCCGGACCCGGTCTCGATggggagacggatgagtgctcgcgTTCAGGAGCTTCCGGAGGTGGATGATATGCAGCAGcagtgcgctatgagggcggccaagcttcacgaTGCTGCGATATCTTCTGGTATGTCCGTCAACATATCTAATTCTTTATTGCATTTTTCTCAtgagga is drawn from Triticum dicoccoides isolate Atlit2015 ecotype Zavitan chromosome 4A, WEW_v2.0, whole genome shotgun sequence and contains these coding sequences:
- the LOC119286078 gene encoding uncharacterized protein LOC119286078, with protein sequence MRGLSRLGVGLTVVSALLLLALAAELYYLLVHKRRQRRRAAAVSDAASSPSSSSSRELLQLFCFKKPPALASAYAQETSEAVAEVVVDEDDDDDDETVEAQLMRLGSLVGPPRLLFTIKEETKEDLESEDGRSRCGRSRSLGDLLHCSETPYLTPASSPLPPAMEKSYNPLFESPAAVAASPPPKLQFLKDAEEKLYRRALAEEAKRARGSPSPSPAADEEDGGGYITIVVGKNTRVIPLPSPPGSA